One window of Candidatus Omnitrophota bacterium genomic DNA carries:
- a CDS encoding peptidylprolyl isomerase has protein sequence MDNKTVVLDTNQGKIEIELMPETAPKACENFIGLVEKGYYDGTVFHRVIKSFMIQGGDPTATGRGGESLWGKPFGDECSPDVKFDRPGILAMANAGPGTNGSQFFITTAETGWLNMRHTIFGKVVSGYDVVQKIEAAPTGANDKPLSEQKIIKAYIKGGQGKS, from the coding sequence ATGGATAACAAGACGGTCGTTTTGGATACCAATCAGGGTAAGATAGAGATAGAGCTGATGCCGGAGACCGCGCCGAAGGCCTGCGAGAATTTTATCGGGCTTGTCGAAAAGGGATATTACGACGGTACCGTCTTCCACAGGGTCATCAAGTCCTTTATGATCCAGGGCGGCGACCCCACGGCAACGGGCAGGGGCGGGGAGTCGTTATGGGGCAAGCCGTTCGGGGATGAGTGCAGCCCGGACGTCAAGTTCGACAGGCCGGGCATCCTGGCCATGGCAAATGCCGGCCCCGGCACCAACGGCAGCCAGTTCTTTATCACCACTGCCGAGACAGGATGGTTGAATATGCGCCATACGATATTCGGTAAAGTCGTATCCGGATACGACGTGGTACAGAAGATAGAGGCCGCACCCACCGGCGCGAATGATAAGCCGCTCAGCGAACAGAAGATCATAAAGGCATATATCAAGGGCGGCCAGGGTAAATCCTGA
- a CDS encoding rhodanese-like domain-containing protein has protein sequence MVTRVYVLAAAVVLICVSAFAMCGSCGPGDESKEAAMGTFSRVTGEAAVKAGVREITYDQFMAIRGSGEGYKLLDVLSQDSYSKGHIEGAASFPLDTINETTAAGMLSKGDNIIVYCGSFQCTASTQAAGKLSGLGYNVLDYKGGLKEWQEKGNGLVSGN, from the coding sequence ATGGTAACAAGAGTATACGTGTTAGCGGCGGCCGTTGTGTTGATATGCGTCTCCGCTTTTGCCATGTGCGGGTCATGCGGTCCCGGCGATGAGAGCAAAGAGGCGGCGATGGGCACCTTTTCACGTGTTACAGGTGAGGCGGCGGTGAAAGCCGGCGTCAGGGAGATAACTTACGACCAGTTCATGGCGATAAGAGGATCCGGAGAAGGGTATAAGCTGCTCGACGTCCTCTCCCAGGATAGCTATAGTAAGGGGCATATTGAAGGTGCGGCATCCTTCCCTCTCGACACGATAAATGAGACGACCGCAGCAGGGATGCTCTCCAAAGGTGACAATATCATCGTCTATTGCGGCAGTTTTCAATGCACGGCCTCGACACAGGCGGCCGGTAAATTATCCGGGTTGGGTTACAACGTCCTTGACTATAAGGGCGGGTTGAAAGAGTGGCAGGAGAAGGGTAACGGGCTCGTCTCCGGTAATTAA
- a CDS encoding FxLYD domain-containing protein — protein MLKKRDAVLLISLALLSYPGPEAAMAAGEGVKDIEVAESAIDFDRDEFPHFACLRIELKNNGDKSITNLNLEVSYYDAEGYTVKRVILKDRLTEAIPPGEARKYKIRLNGDVFNERNEEYPYSQRGEVDDFDVKILNVKFGRK, from the coding sequence ATGTTAAAGAAGAGAGATGCGGTATTATTGATATCCCTTGCGCTCCTGTCGTATCCCGGCCCGGAAGCGGCGATGGCGGCCGGAGAGGGCGTGAAAGATATAGAGGTGGCGGAAAGCGCCATCGATTTTGACCGGGACGAATTCCCGCACTTCGCCTGCCTGCGGATAGAGCTCAAGAATAACGGCGATAAGAGCATAACCAACCTGAACCTTGAGGTCAGTTATTATGATGCGGAAGGTTATACGGTAAAGAGGGTCATCCTGAAAGATAGGCTGACCGAGGCGATCCCGCCGGGAGAGGCGAGGAAATATAAGATACGCCTTAACGGCGACGTCTTCAATGAGAGGAACGAAGAGTATCCCTATTCACAGCGCGGCGAAGTCGATGATTTTGATGTTAAGATACTTAATGTAAAATTCGGGCGGAAATAA